The segment CCATCTTATATTCTACATAACAATTGTTTCAGAAAGTTATAATGACATAAGTAGCGAGCAATTTATATCACATATGAAACTAGAAAGTCCCTTATTTGACTTAATTTTGTGAGCAAATCATcatctatataaaacaaatctagaTATGTCTGCACAATCTACTGCTTTAAAGATACTCATCAAAGGGCCATAAAATCGTGTCTTTTTAGCAAACTCTCAAAACTGGGAAACTAACATGTAATGGGTCAATTGTAAATTGAAACTAGTTTagtaataaattcttaattttctgGTTCTAAAATTAATGGATTAGCAGTCAAGAGGTTATATGTATTTCCAGAAATTGTTTTCAAATCCGCTCTTCATCATCCAAAATGCTTTAAACTGGATACCTTCCTTTCTACTTCTATAATCTATACCAATGCATGCAGCATCTACAGCTAAGCTGAAAGTGGGGAAAAGGTATTTTTCCACATGCATGTCagtattatacaaattaatacCAGCTTGCATAGACATGCATGTGCACGCAACATACTCTAAAATTGGTCATGctataaaaggaaaaggaaaaacagtACTTGCTTCCGAAAAGGTAATAACTCATGTCATGTAAGTTCCTTTCAAATATGTAATTATTTCAGTTCCAATAATCCAAACTGTGGTCATTATAACATCTTGGTTTTTCCACGATAGGCATATGGCCACACAGATACAAAGTGATTTAAAATCACAGCAACTCAGATGATTTCGTCCCAAAAGAATGCGCAAACTAGAAACATACAAGTTGACCCCACCGAACCAGGATAGGTATGGTGAATGGAACCGAGTTTTAtgtcaattcaatttttattaaattatcattatttgCGTAAGCAAAAAagggaaatgaaaagaaaattactcCATCCACTTgctcttttaaaatttgtaatCACACAAACCACTTTTACAATACAAATTTCTGCATGTTGCATTTATCATCTTCACTCCATCACTTGCTCCTAGTTTCCAATCACACAAACCACTTTTACAATACAAATTTCTGCATGTTGcattttatcatcttcattgtGCAAGCCAATCAAAAGTCAAAAGTCAGCAAAACTCTGTTCTTATTATTCTACTAGAAATAGTCAGCAAACCACTTTTACAATATAAATTTCTGCATGTTGCATATTATCGTCTTCACTCCATCACTTACTATTTCTAGTTTCTAATCACACAATCcatttatacaatataaatttcTGCATGTTGCATTTTATTGTCTTCATTGTGCAAATCGGTCAAAAGTCAGTGAATtctgttattattattccaCTAGAAAAAGCCATCAGTTTATGCATTAGTATTGTTCATTAGTTTTTGATTTCTATCCAAATTACACACATTGGTTTACGTATCACATTATAATAGTCCTCTTTGAAAAGCAGAACCAGCAAAccattcataaatttttttggtttcatatatttatatcaGAAAGGTGGCAATAGTTTCCCCAGTGTAAATAAATGCATGAAAAAAGTTCCAAGTTGAATTAATAAGACAATAGAGATTGCCATAGTATACCTTATGTGGTAAACCACTATGAAAAAGTTTCCCGGTGAAGTGAAGTTTCCAAGGAATCATACCGCCAGTACCAATGCAAGGTTGTTTATCTGCTGTGTCAATCCAGAATCTACAAACACGAAATCACATCGATTAGATCAAATTTATACCTTGGAAAAAAACGAAGaatattaaactaaattttCGCTGAAGCTTCAGACAGACATCTACAAGACCATAAagatgatttatttaataacatgttCCTTTCTTTCCTGCAAAATTGTAGGTTCCTTACAGAGGGCCTCCCTTCAGCTTATTGAGCAGACCATCTTTCACAAGTGCATCCACACCGACCCCTGTTATGGAAGAATTCTCCTCATTGGCTATAAAGACTGCAACTACTGTTGACTTCAATTTCAGCTTCGTCTCCCCCAACTTCTTCATCAGTTCAGTCACAAGAGCAACATGTCCCAAACAATCCGTGGTTCCACGGCCACGAAGTTTTTCCCCATCAATGCTCAACGAAAATGGATCAAACTCCTATGTATAACAATCACCATCATTTTGCATTCAGTGTTAAAGAATGACTGAGCAAAAATATCGAAATCTTCTCCTGAgataaaattacaatatttcaaaccaaaacaaacccGGTTCaaattttgtaattaataaCTCAAAAGGTGTAAACTTTAAACTGAAAAATGTGAGTTTGAATGCAACTGAAACCTTAGCCACACCACATAAACATGAGAACCCAAATAAAATTCAGCAACAACTTCATGAGGAAATAGTGAAACTCTCAtaaccaattcaaaatcaaacaaacccCACTTcaataaacaagaaaagaaaaaagaaaggaaggaacAAACCCAATCATTGGGATTAGCAGTAACAACATCCATGTGCATGCCAACAAAAGACAAGATCTTTCCTGGTTCAGTACCAGGGTACTCCACAATAAGATTGCCTCTTTTAGGGAAATAAGAGACATGATTCACAATCAAGGGACCTCCTCTAGTGGTGGTGCTGTAGGGGAGAAGAGAATTCAATACATGAGTGACAACCCTGTCTTCTTCAGGGATCAGCTCTGGTGGGTTGTTCTGGACATATTTGGACTCCCCAATGATGTTTTTCAAGAGGGAAACAAAGGAGTCCTTGTTCAGGTCTCCTAGGATTTGTTCAATATCGGCCATTAGCTTGTGGTGTCTCGGTGAGAGACTGAGAGAGAGAGTATGTTGACAAAATGCTGTAACTCTCTCTGTATATATAGTCTCTATAAAGCTGCGAAACGGATCTCCTTTGCTTGGAATTTATGCTAATTGACACTGTTGCCTTGGAACCGtaccttaaaaaaacaaaagagtaaatcttgattattatttttttcaaaactttttcaaAGAAGTGAGGCTTtggattataatttaataacaaatCTTTGATAAATTTGTATGATTTCTAATTAGAaaacatcttatttttttaataagataaagGTTTATATAATCATAAACCTATCAGAATATTCTTGAAATCTTATGAAATATAATACATACATTTTTTAAACAatgattcttgaaaaaaatttggtaaaatctttgttttcacTTATAGATTAAACAAAAAGAATCACAATTGTTTAGATTATAAATTTCATGCAAAAGTATCTAAATAAGTAAAACTTGTAATCTCTTACACAAAAACTTAACATGCATTCTAgtcatataataaatattatatataaattagaaatcTAACATGCAAACtatcatataaatattttatataaaaaatccaatatcAAGCGACAGTTAGATATATATACTTTTTGTATGTACGATTGTTTTGGAGTCAtacatccaaaaatattttttatttttttaaatgcatcaAATCCAATATCAAGCGAcagttaattaaaattttatttttctattaatgtttttatttaaagacatttatttttgttagcgGTATGACATATTGTATAAAAGATAAAGGcaatgaaaatagaaattagaaaaaaaaattattgattggaAATTCAGAGAGTGTGtgtatagatatatatattcttttcttgttcatatgtttttttttttaagaagacaTGTCTTTTTTAagaagtattgttttttaaaataaaatttatcataatattaaaacaaagtttgaataaaaaattaaaaaaatcatttctatatgaaatataaaaatataaaaaacaattaacaataaaaataattaaatagatattttatctACATTAAATCTTcatgaagagttttttttttaaattaagcatattagattcatatataattattttataaaataattgttaatattatcataaaagctagaatgttatttaaaaacaatgttataatCGGATAAGTATTTAAATATCACTTGAATACATTTATTGAAGGTAAATCCTACtatataatgttaaaaaaaatataagatcatttaagaaaaaaaaaataggagcaACTGGGCTGAAGAGATTGGCCAGTGTGCCTAGCCTCAAACTATAACGTATAAGCCCGCTTGTAATTAGAGTCGAAGTTTTTAGACtttaaaaacctaaattttaatatatattttttaccctgaaacatgaaaaacaataacCTCTAAAACCATATTATTaaccacaaaattaaaaaagaaatttcgaACCCCAATTTACCATGTTAGGCATTATTAAAGGTAAAAATCACCTCcactgattattattttttacaaaaatttaaagatactaaaatcataattatggGTGATAGGAGTTTGGCCATCCGAGaactctttcattttttttatttttcaaaaattttatctcTCCTCTAGACATCTAATGAAGGaccaaaatgtaaaacaaataaacttatGAAATGAAATGTAAAAAGCCCAAAGAAGAAGGAtcgaatatgaaaaataatgaatcaGGAGGGACCAAATTAAACTTCtcgggaaaaaaaatccaaatacgcatctaaaaaaatatattgggtCATCTActcgaaaaaagaaaatccaaagtAATCCAAATAGAATATAACCGAATAGGAACAAAAGCAACCAAAACCAAAGTCTAAAAATATACgagtgaaaaattaaattaaagggcAATTCTCATATTTAGCCTATGAAGTTCTACGAAACAGGTAATTGATTTGCATGGCAAAGGTTGTTCTTCATCGTAACTGCTCCAAGGAAGACCTTTTTAAGGCTTGCAAGAATCTTATTCCCGACTTCCCTCTCAAGTTTTCAATCATCTTATCATAGTCTTTTCTTTTGCAAGAATTTTATTCTAGAATAGACTACCAGAGATGCCTGCGTTAGTTTTCCGCTGGTTTTTATGTTAGTAATGAAACAAACACAGtaatatatttgataacaaacaaaattgtgttttatacTATGggattcattaaaaattaagtttgaaatatagtttttatatagcAATTTTTACATGCTTTTTTGATCgagttttgtaaaaattttgaacctgtttgtttttgcatttcaaaaacgctcttgaaaaaaattgatttttttttatttttttctttacttcaaattaatatttttttagtgtttttaaattatttgatgcactaatatcaaaaatattttttaaaaaataaaaaaaatattattttgatgcattttcaagtaaaaagtactttgaaaagtaaccgcaaCCAAACATTTAATGTATGTTTTTTGTTACACAtaaatttaatcatattttttaccaaatatttatctaaatccaactaaccgtactttttttaaacttaCTTTTATCAAACCCCAACCAcaaaaactatctaaaaaacaaacacactctaacaaagaaaagtatttttctagCTTTTTTTAGTTGGCACTAGATTTCTGTACTTACGCTatgcaatgaattttttttttaaaaaaaaatgttcagataatataaacatgtttaaaaaaagtaaaaaaaatcacagcttATGATATTGCCCCAACTCAACCAAATAAGCatgtataatttaattagataataaaataattgagaagAAAAGTAAATAGATACAATTACACCAAAAAAATGTTTCCATGAGAatctaagaaaaaagaatgccaaagaaaaggaaaaggttgtTGAAGCTCAAATCCATGTTTACCCAgtgcaaaagaagaaaattgaaagaaaaaaattcaaatcaacttAAGCAAATATGCTAAATCTACAACTTGAGTGataatattagaatattttaatttcaaaaaacatctAAGGTAGAATGATGAGatcagaacaaaaaaaatcaattaacaaacaaatccaagaaaaaacacaagcaaATAGGACAAACCAACAAAATCTCGTGACCCGGATCAAGCGAATGAGATAATCTAATAGAAGACAAACGAGAAAGAATTAAGAAgctcaattataaaataactcaataataagggaagaaaacaaaaaaagtattcaattttaaaaaaataacttaaaaaacccAACTCAACCTAGACTAACCTTTTAACCCCACGATCAAGGTGACGAAATCAggataattgaatataaaaaaataaaaaaaatcataaaacctaattttaaaaatcctaacgtggaaggataaaattgaaaaacaaagttagtgtaaaaaaacaaaccctaaaaaaaaagttgatgttAACCTTGGTTAAGTTTTCAAACCCGTGACTTGGGTTATAATACCAAAATCACCCCATCGAggacaaaaaacataaacagaTTTCTAACCAACATCAAGCCATAggatgaaagcaaaaaaaaaaaaaaatcaattttactgaaggacccaaaacaaaaaataacaacaaaaagaataaggatcaaatttgaaataaaaacaaatgagatTACAACTTATATTTGTTGATTCAacgttgaaattgaaaaaaaaaaatcaattaaataaaaggataaaaaacaacaattaaaaaaataaaaactaattataaaataacaataaaataagagGACAATTCAAAGTTTTTGATAGATCAATGTGTATTTCAATGAAAGGAGAGAGGtaaagaggtaaaaaaaaaaacatcttcgCTGACATACCACCATGAAAAAGACCACATGCAGCGCCCCATGTAGAAGATAATGTCATGCCGCATCTATAGCCACCGTGAATGACTAGATTTGGCTATATTATAAGGCCGCATATGCACCAAGATTGATGTGGTTCCCTTCACTTCCTGACATGTACATACCACGCGCCAACCAACCTTACTATGACGGTTAACTAGATTGATTTGATCCCTATAGCCTTAATTGTTAAAAGTCAACATAATTTAAACATATTTCAACAAACAAGCATCAATCTAGCAAGAAATCTTTCCCCAACATTTTATTACACTTATATCTAgacaaccaaaataaatcattaaatcaattccaaaaatataaaaaacatggaatgattagattttatatatataaacttaaacaaaaaatatttatgaaaacatTTGTCTTGACCGTGCAAccgtatggaaaaaaaaagtaaaaagatctAATATTTGTCAAAGTCTTAAATTGAGTTCCAAAAACTTTTATTgttataaactaataaaataaaattttattttacaaaatcaagcaccaaccaaacaacaaaatattttcttgagaACTTGAGGTCCCATACGTAAACATATAAAACAACATgcaaaacccaacctcatattACTACAATGCtaaaaggtcaaattaaagaaaaagaaaattgaaggatggaaatgtaaaatatcaaaggacaaaaaaaagaaggaaaccaCAATAATTTCCTAAGGAGGATTATGTTTTTGTAATAAACCAACACATTTCCTAGAGAAGCAGAAAATCATTAAACATTAATCCGTGAGAAAGACAGAACTGTGTGATTGTTCCTtgtataaattaaatcatattagtAATTAGGCCAAGACTtccataagaaaacaaaatgggtTGATTGCATGTAATTAGGACTATTTCTTGGAGTTAATTGTAAATTAGTGACTTTAATTActcaaaatgaattatttagtcTTTCAGGTATGATTTTGTATCAGTTGCTAACTTAGGTCCTCTATCCTTTTTTCAATTATGTATATTAAATCCAAatgtaaaatttcaaataaaaaaagaatccaattaaagaaaaaactagataCATGTGAGCTTTAAGGTGTCATTTAATTATCATGGGTGAAAGGTTTGGAATGAGAATGGAGtaaccaaaatgaaaatgaaaatgaaaataaaataaaataaaataattgtgatggaaatacaaataataaacgTAATCATTGTAGcagtaatattttgttttgaaaaaaatgttatcCCCGTCAAAGTGATGTTCGAGTGTAAGAAGTCGAGTCAAAGGCGTAGTTAACTCCGAAACAAACTCAATACCAAATACAGGGCTGTTGCTGAGTTGGGCCTGTCAGAAGTCAAAAGTCTAAACTTAGTCGTACTGCAAAAGGGGCTGGTTCAGCCCATCCTTTAAGGGCCGAAGTTAACTGGCATGGCATAATTGAGTCCATCAGAACCTagttatcaaatattttcaatacaAAAACCAAGCAGAACTgaaaatgtgaataaaataactgaatataaaaaaataaaataaaaataacaagattaACCCAATTTATTACTGGAtaattatctgttttttttccctttatttttctttatttttttaatcaattcggtaataatttctcttaaattaCTCCGATCTTTCAAATGAGAATTctgtttgtaaatatatttacatcatTACTGTTAAGTTAAAGTAGCTGTAAATTTTGCATGACAGTTAGTATTCCCTTGCCGACCACCATGGGCACCCCTCGGACCCTCGGACATGGCATGATTAACATGTGTTAGAATTGGATGTCTATGTACTCTGCTTGCAAGTTTAGTATCTTATTTTGATGTTCATATTTGTTAGCATTGATTAGGATCTCTCTGTCCTCCAATGAGTGTCCATCTTACCATATTTCTTGAGATGCATGCCTGCAGGTCATCAaataattagttattttatccttataaaTATTCTGTCCAAAATAGTGCAGAAAAAACCAGTTAGAAATACTATTTGTTAGCCCTCTTTATATAGATAATCGTAATTAGGAACTAAACCGATAGAATATCCTTTTGATTATCCTCCATAAACTAGATTTACACCTGCTAGTTTTGGTTTTAAGAAGCTGTAAAAGCTGTCCAGGTTACGAGAAGCCAGTTTTGgagaaaattaaagaagttAATCAAACTAATTAACCCATGATATGGAAAATAAGATTCTTTATTGACCAATCCAagctcaaaaattaaaataaaataatcttttataacTCAATTAAAACCTAAGTCAGGCTACATACATGTGGGTTTAACCGCAAAGCACACCTTGCTTAGATCTTCTAATTCCCTCTAAAATCTTGAGTATTATTTGgacccaaaaataataataagaagggCTACACAACTAAATCTTTATTCGTTgcatctctctttatttattttcacaaaTCTACAATCAATTTTAGATTATGAAGTATGCATGTGACCTTAATTTCGGCAATGATTAAAAGTAGAGtttccaattatatatatatatattccaattCGAAAGAGTAGGACTTATGATCGAGTTGTCCTATCCTTTTTGTTATCTTAAAAGCAAAATTGTAAAGAGAGTCGCATAAAATGACAGATAATTGTGATATAATTCGAGAACTTTTGCAGACAGAATCCATGATCcgtttgaacattttttttatgatagttaATCAGGAAACCTACCGTATTAAATCTGTATACACTTTCCTGTAAAAACACAAGATCCATTTATACAttcatcaaggaaaaaaaaagccatagATACACAAAGTTTGTCATTTACAGTACTGTTTAGAAGAAGTGTCACTATATTAACAGTGATTGTTAAGCGAGGCGAGGGAAAAGAGACAGGGTTTCCATGCATGCAGAtgaggataagaaaaaaaaaggaaaaaagggcaATGATTACTGGTTTTTGGGGGTAACTCTTAGGAATCTGAGCCCAATGCACTTGATCACGACTATACCTCAAAACCCACCGGCCCCCACACATACACGCATTTCATTTTACAATATTGCTTTACACTTACACAACTGCACGATGCCTTTTATCAGCCCTCTCTGTATCTAACTTTTTAACTGTCCGAATCTTGGTCGATATAATTGCTACCTTGTGTCAGGTTAAAGGTTAAAACGAAAGGCAACATCCATGCACTAGGGTTTCTCTCTTTTAATGGGGTTCTAGCTAGGGTTTTCCTGCGATATTGCAAGAAGCTTAATTTATAGTATTTGCTTgcagagagatagagagagggcTACTGATATACAGTGGACACTGAATTCATGGTTCTTTGGGTCTACTTCTAATATCATTCACAGAATGGGAAGAGAGAGTAGAAGGCAGAGCTGGGCAAGAGAGgagaaggaagaggaggaggaagggGACCATGCAGAGTGTGTGCTGCAAAGTACTTAAAATTCATTCAGGCCTATAAATGTGCTCTATTAGCTGGCTAGTCTGTCAAGCTACGGATCATGGGGGGTGGGGTCCCGACAGGGAAAAGTTAAAGAGGATACAAGAGAAGCAGTAGAAACAAAGATCGCATTTGATCGATCTTCTCTCAGAAGGAATTCAGCGATCACTCACTGGCGTAAAAGTCTTGCCTTCCATCCGTATATATCTCTGTGGCTGAAATATATGTATTTCTTGGAAAACCTAAATTTGCTTCCAATCACTAAACTGTCCCTCAATAAACAACCATATCGCATGTAATCGATAATTGAACTGAAGGGTTCTCTCTGTAATAAACCATTTATGTGTGTGTAAGTCTCGTTTAGTCAAATATATTCACTAACTaatgtgataatttttaattcatgcGATATACCTTAATTTCTCTTGTTCACTACAGATTTTATGCTCAATGAGTTggttaattgagttaattaatttaaacaataatatttaccTTTCTCTTGTTTGCTAGAGGTTTTATGCTCAACGAGTTggttaattcttaaaaaaaaaaacaaatttttccaTGCTTTCAAAGTAAAATATCCGTTTTAATCCTTAATTAAATCCATCCAACAATAGAGTCATGCTGgaatatttaaagaattaacTCGATCAAATTAATCTACtagattcaatttaattttaacaattttttcttcttatattaGGATTCAAGTTTTAGTGTTCATTCATCAACTCAAAAGTCTTAGCCAACACGTTGCACCAAAATTTATGATagcatatttgatttttatactaaAGTACGTACTAGGTAATTTGTAGAATTCGAACTCATTTCATTTTCCCTTTCCACCTACATTGACGATAATTTATTATAGATacaatttcaatataatttgaccattgatgtatttattattaatattattgaatCAATTAATCATCTCGCTAATGATTTGATGATCTAATGTAATGATCAAATTAGGCCTCGGGCAGGTATAAGAAAGATggcaataataacaaaaactaaaaaaactaggaGGCGTCCATTGCTCATAAGAATAGTGAAACTCttaccaattttttaaaaaatttctagacttttcatttttcaaatgaacccttttatagtctatttatatgaaattagattttaaattatagtagatatacaaaattaaaagataaaggacTAGAATGTAAAGTACATGGCTCACCTCAAATTCACGATAAATTTTATTGGATGATTTTAGGTTCAGTTGATTTTGGTGTTCTTTGATGATTTTAGAGTATTTAAAGATTAGTAGATGGTTCAAAAAGgcttttattgtgtttattaaGTACATTTGGatgaaaatagattgaaaaatgaatttcaacCCAAAAATCCTTTCTCTATGATTTTTTGACCACCATAATGGTGACTTAATTATGAGCTGAGCAGTAGTAGCTAGGCGATGCATCGTTTGCCCTAAAAGGCGATAagtcacatgttttttttcttaagaaaaaaagaatgaatgacatgttgtttatcttttataaaagaaaaaaataaaaaatattaaatgttcttaattttttttaaaacaaaacctttaacattgagtttttgatgaattttttattgtttttttatttcatcttttaatactGTGGTGATattgaaatgtttttaatttttttatcatacaattaaaataaaaaatatatatcatcgAAACCAATGGAGTCCACAATCCAAGTTATGAGTTTGACAAGTTGACCCAGATTAACAGGAATCGATTCAATACATTATtgtcttaatgtttttttttttaaaaaaagatatcaacttCATTTTGTTTACGAGTCAAATCGCTTTTTACTATTCGTTTAGGTTGTCTTTGAACCcatgtgtttgatatttttttcctttttaaacccttaaaattaactaaattacatCAAAACAACCGCCACACAATTTAACTTGAAAGCTGAATTTGACATGAAATTGAGTCAAagagtttttaaattgaacttGTTATACATATTTAATGATAATGtcagataatttattttgaatatatttgttatgtaatttttttttagttcatccCAACGAGGAGTAAAAGAGTATAGTTACAGTGAAATTAAAGAGCCTAGAGATAGGATTGTATTAATAAAGGAGTGGTAATTTAAAAGGTGGGACCAGCAAAATCTAACTGAGCAATTTTTTAACTCAAATGAAGGGA is part of the Populus nigra chromosome 8, ddPopNigr1.1, whole genome shotgun sequence genome and harbors:
- the LOC133702167 gene encoding acetylornithine deacetylase-like codes for the protein MADIEQILGDLNKDSFVSLLKNIIGESKYVQNNPPELIPEEDRVVTHVLNSLLPYSTTTRGGPLIVNHVSYFPKRGNLIVEYPGTEPGKILSFVGMHMDVVTANPNDWEFDPFSLSIDGEKLRGRGTTDCLGHVALVTELMKKLGETKLKLKSTVVAVFIANEENSSITGVGVDALVKDGLLNKLKGGPLFWIDTADKQPCIGTGGMIPWKLHFTGKLFHSGLPHKAINPLELGMEALKEIQSRFYKDFPPHKEEQVYGFATPSTMKPTQWSYPGGGINQIPAECTISGDVRLTPFYSVKVVMDKLQEYVDEINENIEKLDTRGPVSKYVLPEENLRGSLTVTFNEASSGVACDLKSRGFEVLCKATEKVVGHVKPYSITGTLPLIRELKDEGFDVQTTGYGLMATYHAKNEYCLLSDMCQGYQIFSSIISQLEA